A single region of the Candidatus Eisenbacteria bacterium genome encodes:
- a CDS encoding asparaginase: MPETRALVDREVAAPAPPAPLVHFLRGGYVESVHYGHVAVVDQRGKLLAWAGDPRASVFPRSAFKPFQALPLVESGVYSRAGLGASALALVAGSHGGTDDQVALVRSILDAAQADPAALRCGVHEPYDEPTAKALRARGEAPTGLRHNCSGKHAGMLLLARATGEPLESYLDPGHPVQRMIFDRFAALLGAPFEDPVPAIDGCSAPTPRIPLATLARAFALFSRGVDARGRPVPALVQIRDAMAAHPEHVAGEGRLDTLLMRRLPGVVVSKAGAEGMHAIAHVKRGIGIAVKIADGGRRALKPAVLAVLEQLALLTGEDREALQPADEMVLKSYAGLVVGEIRSAVELRRVSR; this comes from the coding sequence CAGAGCCCTCGTGGATCGTGAGGTGGCGGCCCCCGCGCCCCCCGCCCCCCTCGTGCATTTCCTGAGGGGCGGGTACGTCGAGAGCGTCCACTACGGCCACGTGGCGGTCGTCGATCAGCGCGGAAAGCTCCTGGCCTGGGCCGGCGATCCCCGCGCTTCCGTGTTTCCCCGCTCCGCGTTCAAGCCGTTTCAGGCCCTTCCGCTCGTGGAATCGGGCGTCTATTCGCGAGCGGGGCTCGGGGCATCCGCCCTCGCCCTGGTCGCGGGCTCGCACGGCGGCACCGACGACCAGGTCGCGCTGGTCCGGTCCATCCTGGACGCGGCGCAGGCGGACCCCGCCGCGCTCCGCTGCGGCGTTCACGAGCCCTACGACGAGCCCACCGCGAAGGCGCTCCGGGCGAGGGGGGAGGCGCCGACCGGGCTCCGCCACAACTGCTCGGGAAAGCACGCGGGGATGCTCCTGCTGGCGCGGGCGACGGGGGAGCCGCTCGAGAGCTACCTCGATCCCGGACACCCGGTCCAGCGGATGATCTTCGACCGATTTGCCGCGCTCCTCGGCGCCCCGTTCGAGGATCCGGTTCCGGCCATCGACGGTTGCAGCGCCCCGACTCCTCGGATCCCGCTCGCGACGCTCGCCCGGGCGTTCGCGCTTTTCTCGCGCGGCGTGGACGCCCGCGGGCGCCCCGTGCCGGCGCTCGTCCAAATCCGCGACGCCATGGCAGCGCACCCCGAGCACGTCGCGGGCGAGGGGCGCCTCGACACGCTCCTCATGCGCCGCCTGCCAGGGGTCGTGGTTTCGAAAGCGGGGGCGGAAGGCATGCACGCGATCGCGCACGTGAAGCGGGGGATCGGGATCGCGGTCAAGATCGCGGACGGCGGCCGCCGCGCGCTCAAGCCCGCGGTGCTCGCGGTGCTCGAGCAGCTCGCGCTCCTGACCGGCGAGGACCGCGAGGCGCTCCAGCCGGCGGATGAGATGGTCCTCAAGAGCTACGCGGGGCTCGTGGTGGGGGAGATCCGCTCCGCGGTCGAGCTGAGGCGGGTGAGCCGGTGA